A genomic stretch from Croceibacterium aestuarii includes:
- a CDS encoding VOC family protein, with amino-acid sequence MFTHVFLGSNDVERSRKFYDPVMDVLGYKNVAPPEAGRLIYAGPQGTFIVAPPLNGEPATVSNGHTLGFAAPDDETVVKFHDVGVANGGTDEGGPGPREAAPNQSHGAYLRDPDGNKICCFHMRH; translated from the coding sequence ATGTTCACCCACGTTTTCCTTGGTTCGAACGACGTCGAGCGCAGCCGCAAGTTCTACGATCCGGTGATGGACGTGCTCGGCTACAAGAATGTCGCCCCGCCGGAAGCCGGCCGACTGATCTACGCCGGCCCGCAGGGCACTTTCATCGTCGCCCCTCCGCTCAACGGCGAGCCTGCGACGGTATCGAACGGCCATACGCTCGGGTTCGCAGCGCCGGATGACGAGACCGTGGTGAAGTTCCACGATGTCGGCGTCGCCAATGGCGGCACCGACGAGGGCGGCCCGGGTCCGCGCGAGGCGGCTCCCAACCAGTCGCACGGCGCTTACCTGCGCGACCCCGACGGTAACAAGATCTGCTGCTTCCACATGCGCCACTAA
- a CDS encoding MFS transporter, whose protein sequence is MAGPAAVANPIAAINDTPMGARQWIVVFLMIFLNALDGFDVLSSAFAAPGITKEWGIPRSELGIVLSAELVGMGFGSVILGGMADRYGRKSTMLVCLAIMTAGMWLAHAATGVTELTAWRFMTGLGIGGMLAATNAVTAESSSKASRSIAMALYVIGYPVGGVIGGFAAQGWLLVPGQDPFFLGVGGVGVSFELGSWRSVFLFGAVVTAAMIPLVMLLVPETPAYFLARRPEGALAKINRSLKAFAKQPIAEIPPAPSAADKPKVTDILANPRLRPVTLMLAFGYMFHTLTFYYILKFAVQIVADTGFSQPDAASTLTYANIGGAIGGALFGLFLKKFDIKGPTIGACVLGVIAVAWFGLGHGTLGAWRLAAFFTMFFLNAAIVGYYAAFARGFPAYARATGTGFVLGVGRAGAAGSPIIAGYLFTALGNDNLLAVSLIMCLGALLGAVLVWMVPLRDADADLEALAAQPID, encoded by the coding sequence ATGGCCGGACCCGCCGCAGTCGCGAACCCCATAGCAGCCATCAACGACACGCCCATGGGCGCGCGGCAATGGATTGTCGTGTTCCTGATGATCTTCCTCAATGCGCTCGACGGCTTCGATGTGCTTTCGAGCGCCTTTGCGGCGCCGGGCATCACGAAGGAATGGGGCATTCCGCGTTCCGAGCTGGGCATCGTCCTTTCGGCCGAGCTCGTCGGCATGGGCTTCGGCTCGGTAATCCTTGGCGGCATGGCCGACCGCTATGGTCGGAAGAGCACCATGCTGGTGTGCCTCGCGATCATGACCGCGGGCATGTGGCTGGCCCATGCAGCGACCGGAGTGACCGAGCTGACCGCCTGGCGCTTCATGACCGGCCTGGGCATCGGCGGCATGCTGGCGGCGACCAACGCGGTCACTGCCGAAAGCTCGAGCAAGGCGAGCCGCAGCATCGCCATGGCGCTCTACGTCATCGGCTACCCGGTCGGCGGCGTGATCGGCGGCTTTGCAGCGCAGGGCTGGCTTCTGGTTCCCGGCCAGGACCCGTTCTTCCTCGGCGTCGGCGGCGTCGGCGTCAGTTTCGAACTCGGCAGCTGGCGTTCGGTGTTCCTGTTCGGAGCCGTGGTCACCGCGGCCATGATCCCGCTGGTCATGCTGCTGGTGCCCGAGACCCCGGCCTATTTCCTGGCCCGCCGCCCCGAGGGGGCGCTGGCCAAGATCAATCGCTCGCTCAAGGCCTTCGCCAAGCAGCCGATCGCGGAAATCCCCCCCGCACCCAGCGCGGCGGACAAGCCCAAGGTTACCGACATCCTGGCCAATCCGCGCCTGCGCCCGGTCACGCTGATGCTGGCCTTCGGCTACATGTTCCACACGCTGACCTTCTATTACATCCTCAAGTTCGCGGTGCAGATCGTCGCCGACACCGGATTCAGTCAGCCCGACGCGGCAAGTACGCTGACCTATGCCAACATCGGCGGTGCTATCGGCGGCGCGCTCTTCGGACTGTTCCTCAAGAAGTTCGACATCAAGGGCCCAACCATAGGCGCCTGCGTGCTCGGGGTGATCGCGGTGGCGTGGTTCGGGCTGGGGCACGGCACGTTGGGCGCATGGCGCCTGGCGGCGTTCTTCACGATGTTCTTCCTCAACGCCGCGATTGTCGGATACTACGCCGCTTTCGCCCGCGGTTTCCCGGCCTATGCCCGGGCGACGGGCACCGGTTTCGTGCTCGGCGTCGGCCGGGCCGGCGCCGCGGGTTCGCCGATCATCGCCGGCTATCTTTTCACGGCGCTGGGCAACGACAACCTGCTGGCCGTTTCGCTGATCATGTGCCTTGGCGCGTTGCTGGGAGCGGTTCTGGTCTGGATGGTACCGCTGCGCGATGCCGACGCCGACCTCGAGGCCCTGGCGGCCCAGCCCATCGACTGA
- a CDS encoding carotenoid oxygenase family protein has protein sequence MAQFPDTPNFTGFNTPSRIEADIEDLAYEGTIPPEIDGAFFRVQPDPQFPPMLGDDIAFNGDGMITRFHIHDGQVDFRQRWAHTDKWKAEREAGHGLFGRYRNPLTDDPSVKGMIRSTANTNAWVYAGKLWAMKEDSPALIMDPVTLETEAFETWEGAMKSQTFTAHPKIDPATGNMVAIGYAASGLCSDDVSYMEVDPEGNLVREKWFKVPYYCMMHDFAITEDYLVLHIVPSTSSWEYLEQKREHFAFDTTKPVYLGIIPRRDDLKDEDIRWFKRDNCFASHVVNAWQEGTKVHFVIPEAKNNMFPFFPDIHGAPFNGAEAMSKLTRWTVDMASNGDEFDEIKQLTDTASEFPRIDDRFTGVKNRYAWGLEMDMSRPNELKGGSAGGFLMNCLFLKDLESGEEKHWWCGPVSSLQEPCFIPRTPDAPEGDGWIVMLCNRLENRNTDLLIFDALDIEKGPLATVHIPIRLRFGLHGNFARSEDIGLAKSKELENA, from the coding sequence ATGGCCCAGTTTCCCGACACACCCAATTTCACCGGCTTCAACACGCCGAGCAGGATCGAGGCGGATATCGAAGACCTGGCTTACGAAGGGACGATCCCCCCTGAGATCGACGGCGCGTTTTTTCGCGTCCAGCCGGACCCGCAGTTCCCGCCGATGCTGGGCGACGACATCGCCTTCAACGGCGACGGGATGATCACCCGCTTTCATATCCACGACGGGCAGGTCGATTTCCGCCAGCGCTGGGCGCACACCGACAAGTGGAAGGCCGAACGAGAGGCCGGACACGGGCTGTTCGGCAGGTACCGCAACCCGCTCACCGACGATCCGAGCGTCAAGGGCATGATCCGCTCGACCGCCAACACCAACGCCTGGGTCTACGCCGGGAAGCTATGGGCGATGAAGGAGGATTCGCCGGCACTGATCATGGACCCCGTGACGCTCGAAACCGAGGCTTTCGAGACATGGGAAGGGGCAATGAAGAGCCAGACTTTCACCGCGCATCCGAAGATCGACCCCGCCACCGGCAACATGGTCGCCATCGGCTATGCCGCCAGCGGCCTGTGTTCGGACGACGTCTCCTACATGGAGGTCGATCCCGAGGGTAACCTCGTGCGCGAGAAGTGGTTCAAGGTCCCCTATTACTGCATGATGCACGATTTCGCGATTACCGAAGATTACCTCGTGCTGCACATCGTCCCCTCGACCAGCAGCTGGGAATATCTCGAACAGAAGCGCGAGCACTTCGCCTTCGACACTACCAAACCGGTCTACCTCGGCATCATCCCGCGCCGCGACGACCTGAAGGACGAGGACATTCGCTGGTTCAAGCGCGACAACTGCTTTGCCAGTCACGTGGTCAACGCCTGGCAGGAAGGGACCAAGGTCCACTTCGTCATCCCCGAGGCGAAGAACAACATGTTCCCGTTCTTCCCCGACATCCACGGCGCGCCGTTCAACGGAGCCGAGGCGATGAGCAAGCTGACCCGCTGGACGGTGGACATGGCCAGCAACGGCGACGAGTTCGACGAAATCAAGCAGCTCACCGACACCGCCAGCGAGTTCCCGCGGATCGACGATCGCTTCACCGGCGTGAAGAATCGCTACGCCTGGGGGCTCGAAATGGACATGAGCCGGCCCAACGAGCTCAAGGGCGGCAGCGCCGGCGGTTTCCTGATGAACTGCCTGTTCCTCAAAGACCTGGAGAGCGGCGAAGAAAAGCACTGGTGGTGCGGTCCGGTCTCCTCGCTTCAGGAACCCTGCTTCATTCCGCGTACCCCCGACGCGCCCGAGGGCGATGGCTGGATCGTCATGCTGTGCAACCGACTCGAGAACCGCAACACCGATCTTCTGATCTTCGATGCACTCGACATCGAAAAAGGACCGTTGGCCACGGTGCACATCCCGATTCGCCTTCGCTTCGGCCTGCACGGCAATTTCGCCCGCAGCGAGGACATTGGTCTGGCGAAGTCGAAAGAACTTGAAAACGCATAG
- a CDS encoding cupin domain-containing protein: MPEEINLAGKFALIDEHWSPRLAARYNGNEVRPAKASGDFHWHSHPDTDELFLVVEGHLEIDFRERTARLAPGDMIVVPRGTEHRPRVPQGEVSMLVIDAEGTPNTGDPGTAKVVTAI; the protein is encoded by the coding sequence ATGCCCGAGGAGATCAATCTCGCCGGGAAGTTTGCGCTTATCGACGAGCATTGGTCTCCGCGGCTCGCCGCTCGCTACAACGGCAACGAGGTTCGACCAGCCAAGGCCTCGGGCGATTTCCATTGGCACAGCCACCCAGACACCGACGAACTGTTCCTTGTCGTCGAGGGGCACCTCGAAATCGATTTCCGCGAGCGCACCGCCCGCCTCGCCCCGGGGGACATGATCGTCGTGCCGCGCGGCACCGAACACCGCCCGCGCGTGCCGCAGGGCGAAGTGAGCATGCTGGTGATCGATGCGGAGGGCACGCCGAACACCGGCGACCCGGGAACGGCGAAAGTCGTCACCGCGATCTAG
- a CDS encoding S-(hydroxymethyl)glutathione dehydrogenase/class III alcohol dehydrogenase gives MKTRAAVAFEAKKPLEIVELDLEGPKEGEVLVEIMATGICHTDAYTLDGLDSEGIFPSVLGHEGAGVVREVGPGVTSVKQGDHVIPLYTPECRQCKSCLSGKTNLCTAIRATQGKGLMPDGTSRFSYKGETIYHYMGCSTFSNFTVLPEIAVAKIREDAPFKTSCYIGCGVTTGVGAVTNTAKVQVGDNVVVFGLGGIGLNVIQGARLAGANKIIGIDINPEREEWGRQFGMTDFLNTKGMSRDEIVAKVVEMTDGGADYTFDATGNTEVMRTALECCHRGWGTSIIIGVAEAGKEIATRPFQLVTGRNWRGTAFGGAKGRTDVPKIVDWYMDGKIQIDPMITHVLSLEEINKGFDLMHAGESIRSVVVF, from the coding sequence ATGAAGACCCGTGCCGCCGTAGCTTTCGAAGCCAAGAAGCCGCTCGAGATCGTCGAACTCGACCTCGAAGGCCCGAAGGAAGGCGAGGTGCTGGTCGAGATCATGGCGACCGGCATCTGCCACACAGATGCCTATACGCTCGACGGGCTCGACTCCGAGGGCATTTTCCCGAGCGTGCTTGGCCACGAGGGCGCGGGCGTCGTGCGCGAGGTTGGTCCGGGGGTGACTTCGGTCAAGCAGGGCGACCACGTGATCCCGCTTTACACCCCGGAATGCCGGCAGTGTAAGTCGTGCCTCTCAGGCAAAACCAACCTGTGCACCGCGATCCGCGCGACGCAGGGCAAGGGGCTGATGCCCGACGGGACCAGCCGTTTCTCGTACAAGGGCGAGACGATCTACCACTACATGGGCTGTTCGACCTTCTCGAACTTCACCGTGCTGCCCGAGATCGCCGTCGCCAAGATCCGCGAAGACGCCCCGTTCAAGACAAGTTGCTACATTGGCTGCGGGGTGACCACGGGCGTGGGCGCAGTGACCAACACCGCCAAGGTGCAGGTGGGCGACAATGTCGTGGTGTTCGGCCTCGGCGGGATCGGGCTCAACGTGATCCAGGGCGCCAGGCTCGCCGGGGCGAACAAGATCATCGGCATCGACATCAACCCCGAGCGCGAGGAATGGGGCCGCCAGTTCGGCATGACCGACTTCCTCAACACCAAGGGGATGAGCCGCGACGAGATCGTCGCCAAGGTCGTCGAGATGACCGACGGCGGGGCAGACTATACCTTCGACGCGACCGGCAACACCGAGGTTATGCGCACCGCGCTCGAATGTTGCCACCGGGGCTGGGGCACCTCGATCATCATCGGCGTGGCCGAAGCCGGCAAGGAAATCGCCACCCGCCCGTTCCAGCTCGTCACCGGCCGCAACTGGCGCGGGACCGCATTCGGCGGGGCCAAGGGGAGGACCGACGTGCCCAAGATCGTCGACTGGTACATGGACGGCAAGATCCAGATCGACCCGATGATCACCCACGTGCTTTCGCTCGAGGAGATCAACAAGGGCTTCGACCTCATGCATGCGGGCGAAAGCATTCGCAGCGTCGTCGTGTTCTAA
- a CDS encoding MarR family winged helix-turn-helix transcriptional regulator, which yields MPTAALTEDNEDDIGELADIVGFHIRLAHVAVYRHFTETFSNLDLTQKQVSVLWLVDDHPAISQIDVGRRLRMDRATTMTIVNRLQGRDFLRRERSESDGRKQALYLTDEGRDALSGAKSCIAEHEAWLKSRFSAAETEKLVEMLARIHE from the coding sequence GTGCCGACGGCCGCATTGACCGAGGACAACGAAGACGACATCGGCGAACTGGCCGATATCGTCGGCTTTCACATCCGCCTGGCGCACGTCGCGGTCTACCGTCATTTTACCGAAACTTTTTCGAATCTCGACCTGACCCAGAAGCAGGTCAGCGTGCTGTGGCTGGTCGACGACCACCCGGCGATTTCGCAGATCGACGTCGGCCGCCGGCTACGGATGGACCGGGCCACGACCATGACCATCGTCAACCGGTTGCAGGGCCGCGACTTCCTGCGCCGCGAGCGCTCCGAGAGCGACGGACGTAAGCAGGCGCTGTATTTGACCGACGAGGGCCGCGACGCCCTGTCCGGTGCAAAAAGCTGCATCGCTGAACACGAGGCCTGGTTGAAGAGCCGCTTCAGTGCCGCAGAAACCGAAAAACTGGTGGAAATGCTCGCGCGAATCCACGAATGA
- a CDS encoding carotenoid oxygenase family protein, protein MVKVFDGTLTDGFFAPQRFEGTVADCEVSGTIPADMDGVFMRVGGEFLYPPLLPNDAPLHSDGYVSKFRFKNGRVSYQGRYVRTPRYEANLAAGRNLFGLYRNPFTDDPAAKGVNGTVSNTAPMVHAGKLFTLKEDALPIEIDPVTLETIGFHDFGGGWKSQTFTAHPKWDPLTGDLYAFGYEATGLASDDVFFYRVDKQGNVKHEIRIKQPYVSLIHDYALTQDHVIFPFACYYTDMEQLKAGKIHWQWDRSRPSMIGIMRRDGDGSDLRWFKGPERCFMHVFNAQSEGDKVTLLAPFWDGNFFPFFPNIDGSPWDPRRAQAFVRKYTFDLSSKDDSWREETLFDTSIVDLGKVDQRYTTLPQRYAFTTFADPSKPFDRERGGDVGRAPVNSYARFDLEDGVMKSFFAGDTHSLQELTFVPRRGSSQEGDGYLIGTASDLAEMRTELIVVDAQKLEEIARVYLPFRASTQVHGYWWDAEDLGLAEKEARA, encoded by the coding sequence ATGGTGAAGGTATTCGACGGTACGCTGACAGACGGCTTCTTCGCGCCCCAGCGATTCGAGGGCACGGTCGCAGATTGCGAGGTGTCGGGAACGATCCCGGCCGACATGGATGGCGTTTTTATGCGGGTCGGCGGCGAGTTTCTCTACCCGCCGCTGCTGCCGAACGACGCCCCGCTGCATTCGGACGGTTATGTTTCGAAATTCCGTTTCAAGAACGGGCGCGTCTCTTATCAGGGCAGGTACGTGCGCACCCCGCGCTATGAGGCGAATCTGGCTGCGGGCAGGAACCTGTTCGGACTTTACCGAAATCCTTTCACCGACGACCCGGCGGCGAAAGGAGTGAACGGCACTGTCTCGAACACCGCGCCGATGGTCCACGCCGGCAAGCTTTTTACGCTCAAGGAAGATGCCCTGCCGATCGAGATCGACCCGGTCACGCTCGAGACGATCGGGTTCCATGATTTTGGCGGCGGCTGGAAGAGCCAGACCTTCACCGCGCACCCGAAGTGGGACCCGCTGACCGGCGATCTTTACGCCTTCGGCTACGAAGCCACCGGCCTCGCCAGCGACGACGTGTTCTTCTACCGCGTCGACAAGCAAGGGAACGTCAAGCACGAGATCCGCATCAAGCAGCCCTACGTCTCGCTGATCCACGATTATGCGCTGACGCAGGACCACGTGATCTTCCCTTTCGCCTGCTACTATACCGATATGGAGCAGCTGAAGGCGGGCAAGATCCACTGGCAATGGGATCGGAGCCGCCCCAGCATGATCGGCATCATGCGCCGCGACGGCGACGGCAGCGACCTGAGGTGGTTCAAAGGCCCCGAACGCTGCTTCATGCACGTCTTCAACGCGCAGAGCGAGGGCGACAAGGTGACCCTTCTGGCGCCCTTCTGGGACGGCAACTTCTTCCCGTTCTTCCCGAACATCGATGGCAGCCCGTGGGACCCCCGCCGGGCGCAGGCGTTCGTGCGCAAGTACACCTTCGACCTTTCCTCGAAGGACGACAGCTGGCGCGAGGAGACGCTGTTCGACACCTCGATCGTCGATCTCGGCAAGGTCGACCAGCGCTACACCACGTTGCCGCAGCGCTATGCCTTCACCACGTTTGCCGATCCGTCGAAACCTTTCGATCGGGAGCGGGGCGGGGACGTGGGCCGCGCGCCGGTCAACTCCTATGCCCGCTTCGATCTCGAGGACGGGGTGATGAAGAGCTTCTTCGCCGGCGACACCCATTCGCTGCAGGAACTGACCTTCGTGCCTCGCCGCGGCAGCAGCCAGGAGGGCGATGGTTACCTGATCGGGACGGCCAGTGATCTGGCCGAAATGCGCACCGAACTCATCGTAGTTGACGCCCAAAAGCTCGAGGAGATCGCCCGAGTTTATTTGCCGTTTCGCGCTTCGACGCAGGTGCACGGATACTGGTGGGACGCCGAGGATCTTGGCCTCGCCGAAAAGGAGGCCAGAGCATGA